In a single window of the Nilaparvata lugens isolate BPH chromosome 1, ASM1435652v1, whole genome shotgun sequence genome:
- the LOC120350171 gene encoding uncharacterized protein LOC120350171: protein MDKSHRASSSSFLLPDSPPPERELNYWEQQKQQKKQQKSLSSAATSAATAVASTSGASSDPLKKQGIFVQDEDSSIIVGDSSPLPQATWAPRRAALTSVPAPKQSVKRRLFVDDDEPGVLTQSKIRVQLQESQDSSIMSLLWETEEGEEEDELDRETDDFIRIINSRCEKPWTPLRELEEGLPYPIVDVREASNQHGRRIILKLYTPGMRSTEVYLPERFSEIVSSNDMRSSKRTAQNLAF, encoded by the exons ATGGACAAGTCACACCGTGCATCCTCATCCTCATTCTTATTACCAGACAGCCCGCCTCCGGAGAGGGAGCTGAACTACTGGGAACAGCagaagcagcagaagaagcAGCAGAAAAGCCTCAGCTCAGCTGCCACCTCTGCTGCTACAGCTGTTGCCTCCACCTCTGGCGCCTCCTCAGATCCCTTGAAGAAACAAGGGATCTTCGTCCAAGATGAGGATTCCAGCATCATCGTGGGAGACAGCAGCCCTCTCCCGCAAGCTACTTGGGCACCACGCCGAGCGGCCCTCACATCGGTACCCGCCCCCAAGCAGTCAGTGAAGCGGAGGTTGTTTGTCGACGACGACGAGCCTGgcgtcctcactcaatcaaag atacGAGTGCAGCTACAGGAGTCGCAAGACAGCTCAATAATGTCTCTGTTATGGGAGacggaggagggggaggaggaggatgaattGGACAGGGAGACAGACGACTTTATTCGAATTATAAATTCCAGATGTGAAAAACCCTGGACGCCTCTGCGGGAATTGGAGGAGGGGTTACCATACCCCATCGTGGACGTGCGGGAGGCGTCCAACCAACATGGTCGTCGCATCATCTTGAAACTATACACTCCCGGAATGAGGTCGACTGAGGTTTATCTTCCGGAACGGTTTTCCGAAATTGTATCCTCAAACGATATGAGAAGTTCAAAAAGAACTGCACAAAATCTTGCCTTCTAG